The DNA sequence CCGGCGGGCTGACCCTGGACGACGTCGGCAACATGGTCGACGTCAAGCAGTCCCTCACCGAGGCCGTGCTGTGGCCGCTGCGGTACCCGGACTCGTTCGCCCGGCTCGGCGTCGAGCCGCCGCGCGGGGTGCTGCTGTACGGGCCGCCCGGCGGCGGCAAGACATTCCTGGTGCGGGCGCTCGCGGGCACCGGCGCGCTGAACGTCTTCGCGGTGAAGGGCGCCGAGCTGATGGACAAGTGGGTCGGCGAGTCCGAACGCGCGGTGCGGGAGCTGTTCCGCCGGGCCGCCGAGGCCGCGCCGTCGCTGATCTTCCTGGACGAGATCGACGCGCTGGCCCCGCGCCGCGGGCAGTCGTCGGACTCCGGCGTCGCGGACCGCGTGGTCGCGGCGCTGCTCACCGAGCTCGACGGTGTCGAGCCGATGCGCGAGGTCGTCGTGCTGGGCGCGACGAACCGGCCGGAGCTGGTCGACCCGGCGCTGCTGCGGCCAGGCCGCTTGGAGCGGCGCGTCTACGTCCCGCCGCCGGACGCCGAGGCCCGCGCCGCGATCCTCACGGCCAGCTCGAAGAACACGCCGCTGGCCTCCGATGTGGACCTCGCCGAGGTCGCGTCCACTCTGGACGGTTACTCGGCCGCCGACTGCGCCGCGCTGATCCGCGAAGCGGCCCTGACGGCCATGCGCGAGTCCCTGGAGGCCCGGGAAGTCACGGCGGCGCACCTGGACGCGGCCCGCAAGACGGTCCGGCCCAGCCTCGACCCGGCCCAGCTCGCGACGCTGGAGGCGTACGCGAAGACGCAGGCCGGGGAGTGAACGAAGGGGCCATCACCCGATGGCCCCTTCCGGTCAGCTGCCCTTGTGGCCGGACTGGTATTCCTTCGTCACGATCACTATCAAGCCGGGGCTCGCGCTCTCGATGCCCGGGAAGCGCGGCTCGGCCTTGATGCCGAACTCCTGGGCGAGCTGCTTGGCCGCGGCTTCCTCGTCGGTGCCCGGGCGGTAGAACGCCGTCGTCGTCGGGATGACGCCCTGGGAGTAGTTGCTGACCTCGTTGACGTTCCAGCCGCTGCCGCGGAAGTCCTCCGCCGCCCGGTCCGCCAGGCCCTTGATCGTCGAGTTGTTGAAGACCCGGACGGTCACCCACTTGTTGGACGCCTGCTGGTCACCGGGCTGCCCCGGCTGCCCCTGCGTCGGCTGGCCGGGCGCCGGGCTCGTCGGCGACGGCGGCGTGGGCGAGGTCGGGTTCGTCGAGGTCGACGGCGGCGTGGCCGTCGACGAGGTGGCCGGCGGCGCGGACGTGCCGCCGGAGGTGCCCGGCGGCGTGGACGAAGTACCGCTCGGCCCGGCCTCGTTGGAGCCGTCGCCGCTCAGCGCCGTGATCCCGCCGACGACCGCCGCGACGATGGCGACGCCGATCAGCACGACGCCCGCGGCCTTCATCGGCCGGGACATACCCGAAAACACACTCATTTCAGCTCGATCCCCAGTCGCCGGGCGCCACGCTTGCGCTGACGGGCGGCTCGCGTCTTCTGCAGCCGCCGCACCAGCATCGGGTCGGCTTCGATCGCCTCCGGCTTCTCCAGCAGCTTGTTGAGCAGCTGGTAGTAGCGCGTGGCGGACAAGTCGAAGCGCTCGCGGATGGCGTTCTCCTTCGCCCCGGCGTGTCGCCACCACTGGCGCTCGAAGGCGAGGATTTCGACCTCGCGTTCGGTCAGGCCGGGCACGGGCTTCGGCGGCGACGGCTGCGGCTCAGCCATCGACTCCGCGGCGTCCATCCGAGTCCCTCTCAATCGGGCGTATGGCGAATCAGACCTAGCTCTTCCGCGGGCGCCATTCAACCACGGAAGCGGCCGCCGACGTGGGCATCGACCCCGGCGCGTCACGGTCTGATGCAGGTCTACCAGAAGGGTCCGACTAAACTGGCTCGCCGTGACCATCCACCCCATCGTTATCGCCGGCGAACCCGTGCTGCACCAGCCGACCCGGGAGATCACCGAGTTCGACGACAAGCTGAGCACGCTCGTCGACGACATGTTCGAGACGATGTACGCCGCCGAAGGCGTCGGTCTCGCGGCCAACCAGATCGGCCTCGACCTGCGGGTGTTCGTCTACGACTGCCCGGACGACGAGGGCGTGCGCCACAAGGGCGTCGTCGTCAACCCGAAGCTCGAGACGTCGGAGATCCCGGAGACCATGCCGGACCCGGACGACGACTGGGAGGGTTGCCTCTCGGCGCCCGGCGAGTCGTACCCGACGGGCCGCGCGAAGTGGGCGAAGGTGACCGGCTCCGACATCGACGGCAACCCGATCGAGGTCGAGGGCACCGGCTACTTCGCGCGCTGCCTGCAGCACGAGACCGACCACCTCGACGGCTACATCTACCTCGACCGCCTGGTCGGCCGGCACGCGCGCGCGGCCAAGAAGATGCTCAAGCACAACAAGTGGGGCGTCCCCGGCAACAAGTGGCTCCCGCCCAAGACCCCCGAGGACGATGGCGCCGTCATCTGATACCGCGAAGGGCCCCTCGAAGCCGAGGGGCCCTTCGCCGGTTCAGCAGCCGAGGAAGTGGCAGCGGACCACCCGCGGCGTCTCCAGGACCGAGCCCGCCTTGACGTCCCAGGCGAGGCGGACGTACTGGGCGTGCGTCCAGGCCAGCGGGGTCGCCGAGT is a window from the Amycolatopsis sp. cg9 genome containing:
- a CDS encoding LytR C-terminal domain-containing protein — protein: MSVFSGMSRPMKAAGVVLIGVAIVAAVVGGITALSGDGSNEAGPSGTSSTPPGTSGGTSAPPATSSTATPPSTSTNPTSPTPPSPTSPAPGQPTQGQPGQPGDQQASNKWVTVRVFNNSTIKGLADRAAEDFRGSGWNVNEVSNYSQGVIPTTTAFYRPGTDEEAAAKQLAQEFGIKAEPRFPGIESASPGLIVIVTKEYQSGHKGS
- a CDS encoding DUF3263 domain-containing protein; translation: MDAAESMAEPQPSPPKPVPGLTEREVEILAFERQWWRHAGAKENAIRERFDLSATRYYQLLNKLLEKPEAIEADPMLVRRLQKTRAARQRKRGARRLGIELK
- a CDS encoding peptide deformylase, translating into MTIHPIVIAGEPVLHQPTREITEFDDKLSTLVDDMFETMYAAEGVGLAANQIGLDLRVFVYDCPDDEGVRHKGVVVNPKLETSEIPETMPDPDDDWEGCLSAPGESYPTGRAKWAKVTGSDIDGNPIEVEGTGYFARCLQHETDHLDGYIYLDRLVGRHARAAKKMLKHNKWGVPGNKWLPPKTPEDDGAVI